A genome region from candidate division WOR-3 bacterium includes the following:
- a CDS encoding transcriptional regulator has product MKFKELDPIIHEKTRLSILIYLLQNKEVDFSTLKKITDTTEGNLSSHLRVLEDNKLIEVKKTFVGRRPKTFYKLSDSGKNKLLDYLDKLKKILKEIK; this is encoded by the coding sequence ATGAAATTCAAAGAACTTGACCCAATAATTCATGAAAAAACAAGGCTTTCAATACTCATTTATCTTCTGCAGAATAAAGAAGTAGATTTTTCAACACTTAAAAAAATTACTGATACTACTGAAGGAAACCTTTCCTCTCATTTGAGGGTGCTTGAAGATAATAAATTAATTGAAGTTAAAAAAACTTTTGTGGGCAGAAGACCAAAAACTTTTTATAAATTATCTGATTCAGGTAAAAATAAACTTTTAGATTACCTTGATAAACTAAAGAAAATTTTAAAAGAAATAAAATAG
- a CDS encoding sigma-70 family RNA polymerase sigma factor, translated as MNFEEYLKEINIKILNFCKKYNFFHHKDDLLGEAFICFQKCKEKFKGDEMEFRNYFFKSLENHFLNYLKKEKRLILKDYEEIEILNEVRSDEFLRRFENNLYKRLNEKELWIINLIRQGFNLKEISEKLNISYEKMKDIWSEIRSKINPLKRSRNELRRKWLNENKEKVKELRENWRRRNPDYFIKWRKDNKDYYKDWRRKNILYMKKYMSLYRLIKAKDFLDILRNFLKYLCECSSCDLKEYKRKDFSIFLKCRFCFIRILLYEDLENVNIKEDELLVIFSNKNSLRDFKKQMAKKRIFIFNGEDYLKGKINFLSPKNNKKVLIIKKFQIR; from the coding sequence ATGAATTTTGAAGAATATTTAAAAGAAATCAATATTAAAATTTTAAATTTTTGTAAAAAATATAATTTTTTTCATCATAAAGATGATCTTTTAGGAGAAGCTTTTATATGTTTTCAAAAATGTAAAGAAAAATTTAAAGGGGATGAAATGGAGTTTAGGAATTATTTTTTTAAGTCCTTGGAAAATCATTTTTTAAATTATTTAAAAAAGGAAAAAAGATTAATTTTAAAAGATTATGAGGAAATTGAGATTTTAAATGAAGTAAGAAGTGATGAATTTTTAAGAAGATTTGAAAATAATTTATACAAAAGATTAAATGAAAAAGAGTTATGGATTATAAATTTAATAAGGCAAGGGTTTAATTTAAAAGAAATTTCAGAAAAATTGAATATTTCTTATGAAAAAATGAAGGATATATGGAGTGAGATAAGGAGTAAAATTAATCCTTTAAAAAGAAGTAGAAATGAATTAAGGAGGAAGTGGTTAAATGAGAATAAAGAGAAGGTGAAAGAACTTCGGGAAAATTGGAGAAGGAGAAATCCTGATTATTTTATTAAATGGAGAAAAGATAATAAAGATTATTATAAAGATTGGAGACGAAAGAATATTTTATATATGAAAAAATATATGAGTTTATACAGGTTAATTAAGGCGAAGGATTTTTTAGATATTTTAAGAAATTTTTTGAAATATTTATGTGAATGTAGCTCATGTGATTTAAAAGAATATAAGAGAAAGGATTTTTCAATTTTTTTAAAATGCAGATTCTGTTTTATAAGAATTTTATTATATGAAGATTTGGAGAATGTAAATATTAAAGAGGATGAGCTTTTGGTAATTTTTTCAAACAAAAATTCTTTGAGGGATTTTAAAAAACAGATGGCAAAGAAAAGAATTTTTATATTTAATGGAGAGGATTATTTAAAAGGGAAAATTAATTTTCTTTCTCCTAAAAATAATAAGAAAGTTTTAATCATAAAAAAATTCCAGATTCGTTAA